A part of Pungitius pungitius chromosome 15, fPunPun2.1, whole genome shotgun sequence genomic DNA contains:
- the setd9 gene encoding SET domain-containing protein 9, with the protein MFGAALKRLQNRWKSYRHRFVPWVVLNLSKNEKTLRQVRERSEDKLVPDEEVSRSLLQLFGVLLRSRGAAHGELRAYQTRFVGQVTSEEDPRGGVSMCGDDDDAMLQSLGFCLDRKPSSLPFAGTGVFVTKGRVPKGATVAMYPGTVYQFYEPIILQSIRNPFVFRCIDGVLIDGNDRGLSKMVFKSCSGRDRIGPFVMSDSSWLTSSPQNPLAVGQYVNNCSYEAPANVCYQEYDVPDNFPIHLRQYLPNVNYSHDAQRPVRCVVLVSLRDIEAGEELLSNYYTIVH; encoded by the coding sequence ATGTTCGGAGCTGCTCTTAAAAGACTTCAGAACAGATGGAAATCGTACAGACACAGGTTTGTACCTTGGGTTGTACTGAACCTGTCCAAAAATGAGAAAACTTTACGGCAGGTGAGGGAGCGCTCGGAAGACAAACTTGTCCCCGATGAGGAGGTTTCACGGAGCCTCCTGCAGCTCTTCGGAGTCCTGCTCAGGAGCCGCGGGGCTGCCCACGGAGAGCTCCGAGCGTATCAAACTCGCTTTGTCGGGCAAGTAACGAGTGAAGAAGACCCGCGTGGAGGAGTTTCGATGtgtggagatgatgatgatgccatGTTACAGTCACTGGGATTCTGCCTTGACCGGAAGCCCAGCTCTTTACCCTTTGCAGGAACTGGAGTGTTTGTGACCAAAGGACGTGTCCCCAAAGGAGCTACAGTGGCCATGTACCCTGGCACAGTCTATCAATTCTATGAGCCAATTATCCTGCAGTCCATCAGAAACCCCTTTGTATTCAGGTGTATTGATGGTGTCTTGATTGATGGAAATGACAGAGGCCTCTCCAAAATGGTGTTCAAGTCATGCAGTGGCAGGGACAGAATAGGGCCTTTCGTGATGAGTGACTCCAGCTGGCTGACCTCCAGTCCGCAAAACCCACTTGCTGTTGGTCAGTACGTGAACAACTGCTCCTACGAGGCCCCCGCTAACGTGTGCTACCAGGAATACGACGTGCCGGACAATTTCCCCATCCATCTCCGCCAGTATCTTCCTAATGTCAACTACAGCCATGACGCACAGCGGCCTGTGCGCTGTGTGGTTCTTGTATCACTCAGAGACATTGAGGCAGGCGAGGAGCTGTTGTCCAACTACTACACCATCGTGCATTAG